AATTCTCGGGTCCCACGTCAGAAACgaaatgaaattgcaaattTGGATGAAATGCTAAAACAGAAATTAACTACCCCACAAACTCTACTTTCCACCAAATTTCTTAGTTTCTTGCTGCCATTCCTTCCACATTCACTTTTAATTTGAAATCAGTTTCTTGTTTGCCACCCCGAAAGGGCTTAGCCGGTCTGGCGGCTGGAAGAGTACCGTTGATCACATGGCATTTGGTGTCCTGTGTGCCCCTGGCGGCTCTTGAAATTTTAAAGGACTGAGAGCCGTCCGCATCCGTTCATACTTATAACCATATCAAGTCTTCAAGGTGAATAGGCTGTGATCGATAGACCAATGAAGGTAAGGGAAGTCAGTAAAATGGTTTTGTAACCTCGGGGAAAACTCTATAGATTGGCATCCGCTAACATCTAAATCCCAAATTGTGTATGGTTCAGCCTCAAATTTTCCGATGAATTTCGGTCTTAACCTTGAAAATCACTATCTAAATTCATTGCAGTCACGTCCGACCATCTGTAAAGAGATGTGAACCTGGCAAGACCACCTTGTTCGTCTTCAATATCTTTCGCATGCCTAGACTAGGCCCATCGTATGCTACGTGAAGGCCTTAATCCCATGTTCCAAGGTCCAAGGGCCCAATAATGCTACAAAAGTGTCCTTAATCCCTTGTGAGACATTTCAAATTAAGTGCAAGGAGCTTGCCTAAATTGGCATTGTCACGTCAATTTATAGACGAAATgtttataaaaaagaatcgaGTTACATCAGAATTAAGAGATATGGCTTTTCTTAAGTTAGGGAAGGTAAATTGGCTAACTTTAGTGCTGCCAAAATAAGTGATTGAACATCACAATAAACAGGGTATCAGTATAAacaatattttatattgacGTGATTTGGTTTGTGAGACCTATATTCATCAAGAGAGCAGCACGAGATTTTACTATAAATTGAGCGATATGATTAGATTACAAAACCTACTCGAATCTCTCAAATACTCTTGATGTTTCCTAACTCCAAATAACTATAGTAAATTAGTCATTAtaatttctaggaaaataaaaagtcaatttcACCAAGAAATATGCAAAATCTTAGCACAAGAATTAATCGGCTTTAACACACTTCGAATCTCCAAAGAAATTCTCCAACTGGGTGCGATTTATGTCGCTGCTGCACGTGCACACAAGGCATATTCAAACCCACGAATTCAGCACATAAAACCGAACTTGCACGTGAAGAATCGAAAATGGACATGATAATCTCGTACCTTCACGTGCGAGGCCTCCACACACTTGATTTCATCTCGTGTTTCATCCAATTGGCGCAAACTGGAGACACGTTCTAAtataataaatctcaaatttagcTTTAGTTTGATCCAAGTGACGATCACTTCTCTGGAAGCTAAACTCGTTGCTACTATTCTCGCACAACCTTTCATGGACTCCTCAATCATTAGAGACATCTCCCAAGTTCATATCACGCTAAAACTTTGTGATAGATGTGAGCCTCAACAGAATAATAATTCCAGGTGCACCTTTAGCTACTGGACAAAGCTTTTTGGACAGAGTCCTCTACTATAAATAAACCAAAACTAGTGTTAATATCAACATTGGTCAAACTTAGTAATTACAACAATCGTTGGCGTTGCAAAGTAGACCTCATTACGAGCCCCACATGTGTTGATTATGGTGCTTATCACCCTTTGCCTCTAGAATTTGTCATCGCAACTCCATCTTGATCTGCATACTATCCAAATCATTATTAACACAATTGCTCCTACCGAGAAACAGTGGAAACTCATCAAATGTAATTGTTTTGATGACGTTAgaagaatttaattttgaatgtcACGAGCTGTCGTCTTGCTTCCCTTGTGCATACTCAAAAAACATGCACTTTCTTGCTTGTCACCATGCACTTGTTTTGGAGCCAGCTCTGACTTTTGTACTACTGAAATTGCCTATGTACCCAGGACAACTTAACATGTAATGTGTAATTCGAGACTATGGACAAGATTTATAACGCTGGTCAAGTGTTGTTTTTTAGTTCGATTTTAGGGTGTATTTTTCTGTTGTGATTTGGCTTGGTGGGCGATTATGATTGCGACTAAAGGTCTGGCCGAATTCgcaaaatgattaaaaattaagCTTTTAATGAGACTCACGTTGTTTCTGATACCAACGGAATAATTTACAATACTCCCACGCCTTATGTTCTCATCTCGTACGACCAACTACTAAATGATGATTGCAATTACAGTAAAGcaaagtcaacaaaaaatcaaatcgaaatTCAAAGCAATGGAACCACAAATACTATAATGAGATGACCATGTGCACTGCCCCTATCCTGGCAAATCACGAAAGAAAAGCCAACTCATACAAACAGACCAGACTAGCCATCACCAATGCCACGACCGGCGACACAATATTTTCGGAGCTGGACTTCGTCGTGACGGTAGTGGCCGTGGTGGTGGGAGTGGTGGGGGTCGCGGTGGTGGTCGAAGGCGGCGatggggtggtggtggtggtggcaggGGAGCCCCCGGAGGTCGGAGGCGTGGCGGTTGGTGACGACCCGGCTTTCACGCTGACGGCGAGCTTCATGCCGCTGCTGCAGTGGCCGGCTGCCCCGCAGATGAAGTAGTGGGTCGCGGCGGTCTTGAGGGGAATGGTGGTGGCACCGCTGCTGTCGGTGCTGATGACGTTCGCGGCGGTGCACGCGTCGTAGTCGCTCTTGCTCACCTCGTCCACGGTGTGGCCTCCTCCGTAGTTGAACACTGTCGCATGAATTTGAGACTAGAGAATTAGCaacaagaaagcaaaaaaatcaCCATGTCCTAGGAATCCTAGAGCACTAACCGAGGCTGTCGCCGACCAAGAAGGTCTTGCCGCTCGTCCAAGTGGTGTAGTCCGTCCCCATCACCCAACCCCCCGTGTCACCCACCGTGTAAACCGTCGCCAAACTTGGTAACACCAGCTGCAGCAGTACAGTCGCACCAAGCATCAAAAGACCAGCTCCTGCCATCTTATGTTTAtgtcttttgagagagagagagagagagagagagagagtaatcgTTGAGTTTCGATGGAATGCCGTCCGGGTTTTTGATCTTATATAAAACAAGATGGTACGAAGGAATTGGGGCCGCCGGAGTTGGTAATGTTTGGTCTACTTAATCACATCATGATGGCGCAGTTTTCGAAAGGAACTCAATGATTTCTCACCTAATGCCCCTAGGCCCAAAAAACAGATAGGTCTCATCTCTTTCTTTAGCCTCTTTTGTCCCTTTGTATGATGATGTCCGGTCCATTTCGATCGGCTAAAAGATTTACCGATAACCATCATAGTCCAGAGAATGTTCACAAAGCTTTAAAGTTAATCATGTCACTAATTTTCTTGACGGATAAGAACCAACCCATTCGTCATTGCCATGAGAGCAATTTGACGCTAGTAAAGCTCACCAATTACAACCTAGTCGTTATGTTGTACGAGTACTTAAATTCTACTCAAAGCCTCAAAGTAACATTCAAGGTAAATGAAT
The sequence above is drawn from the Eucalyptus grandis isolate ANBG69807.140 chromosome 11, ASM1654582v1, whole genome shotgun sequence genome and encodes:
- the LOC104416327 gene encoding blue copper protein → MAGAGLLMLGATVLLQLVLPSLATVYTVGDTGGWVMGTDYTTWTSGKTFLVGDSLVFNYGGGHTVDEVSKSDYDACTAANVISTDSSGATTIPLKTAATHYFICGAAGHCSSGMKLAVSVKAGSSPTATPPTSGGSPATTTTTPSPPSTTTATPTTPTTTATTVTTKSSSENIVSPVVALVMASLVCLYELAFLS